AAGGAGTAGCGGGACCAGCTGCGGCCGTTCTCCGCGGATTCGAGCAGGAAGGTGCCGGGGCGTTCGGCGGCGAGCTTGCGGTAGAGCCCGACCGGGGTGTCGCCGTCCGCGAGGAGCCTGCGGCTGACGGGGATGACGCGGCGGTCGGCCGCCAGCTTGCGGAAGGTCTCGAGATCCATGGCACCGGACCTTACTGGGAGACGGGGAGCACGTCGGCGTCGAAGCAGGTGCGGGCGCCGGTGTGGCAGGCGGCTCCGACCTGGTCGACCTTGACGAGGAGGGTGTCGGCGTCGCAGTCGAGGGCGACGGACTTGACGTGCTGCACGTGCCCGGAGGTGTCGCCCTTGACCCAGTACTCGTTCCGGCTGCGGGACCAGTAGGTGCAGCGGCCGGTGGTGAGGGTGCGGTGGAGGGCCTCGTCGTCCATCCAGCCCAGCATCAGCACCTCACCGGTGTCGTACTGCTGGGCGATGGCGGGGACGAGCCCGTCGGCGCTGCGCTTGAGGCGGGCGGCGATGGCCGGGTCGAGGTCGCTGGGGGTCCGGGGCGTGCTGCTCATGGCGCCATTGTGCCGCGCTCCGGGGGGTTGTCCGGCGGGGCGTCCACTGGGCGGACCGCGGGCGCCGGTCGTACGCTGGCGGACATGTCGACCCATGCGAAACGTGAACGGCTTCTGCTCGCCGATCTGTTGGAGGCGGCGGGCCCGGACGCGCCCACGCTCTGCGAGGGCTGGCGGACCCGGGACCTCGCGGCCCATGTGGTGGTGCGGGAGCGGCGTCCGGACGCGGCGGCGGGCAACCTCGTACCGGCGCTGAAGGAGCGGCTCGACCGGGTGCAGGCGGAATTCGCCGAGAAGCCGTACGAGGAGCTGATCCAGCTCATCCGTTCGGGTCCGCCGAAGTTCTCGCCGTTCACCATCAAGCAGGTGGACGAGGGGGCGAACGTCGTCGAGTTCTATGTGCACGCGGAGGACGTCCGGCGGGCCCAGCCCGACTGGTCGGCCCGCGAGCTGGACCCGGTCTTCGCGGACGCCCTCTGGTCCCGTCTGGAGCGGATGGCCCGGCTGCTCGGCCGCAAGGCGCCGGTGGGCCTGGTCCTGCGCCGTCCGAACGGCCAGACGGCGGTCGCCCACCGCGGCACCCCGGTGGTGACGGCCTCCGGGGAGCCGGGCGAGCTGGTGATGTACCTGTACGGCCGCCGGGACTCGGCGAAGGTGGCCCTGGAGGGCGAGCCCGACGCGATCGAGCGGCTGCGGGAGACGAAGCAGCTGGGGATCTGAGCTAGGGCCTGTCTGACAATTCGCCCCGGCCGGACCCGGCGGGAATTGTCAGACAGGCCCTAGCGGGGCAGTTCGGCGCGGCGGACGGGCGTGACCGCGAGGGCGTACACGCCGGACAGGGCGCAGACCGCCGCGCTGACGACGAAGACCGGGCCGGGGCCCCAGAGGCCGATGGCCGCGCCGGTGACCGGGAAGCTCAGCGGGGCGATGCCGAGGCTGCCGAGGCTGGAGACGGCGCTCACCCGGCCGAGGTAGGCGGGGTCGCATTCGGTCTGGACGAGGGCGTTGCACAGGGCTCCGGAGAGTCCGGCGAGCAGGCCGATGGAGATCGCGACGAGGCCGGCGAAGGGGAGCTGGGGGACCTGGGCGAGGGCGCCGATCGAGACGGCTCCGAGCACCATGGTCCAGCCCATGACGACGCCGGCCCGGGGTATGCGTCCCTTGACGGTCAGCAGGAGGGAGGCACCGCCCGCGCCCACGCCGAAGCCGGCGAGGACCCAGCCGATGCCGGAGGCGCCCCAGCCGCGCTGGTCGGAGAGGACCGCGAGGCCGACGTTGAGGGGGCCGGCGAAGCCGAGGTCGGCGAGGAGGACGACGATCATCAGCGGGCCGAGCGCCTTGTGGCCTCGGAGGTAGCGCAGGCCGTCGGCGAGGTCGCGCAGGGCGGTGCCGTCGCGCGCCTCGTCCTCCTGTGGCAGCGGGCGGAGCGTGAGCGCGCCGAGCAGGGGCAGGGAGAACGCGAAGAGGATCCCGGCGATGCCGAAGGCGGTGGCGGAGCCGCCGAGGGCGACGGCGAGGCCGCCCAAGGGGGCGCCGAGGACGGCACCGAGCCGGTGGGAGAGGCCGCGCATGCCCTGGACGCGGGCCAGCTGGTCGCGTTCGGTGATGCGGGGCGGCAGGGCGCCGACGGCGGGCAGGAAGACGGCGTCGACGACGCCGAAGACGAGGGCGACGGCGGCGAGCGCCCAGAGACCGGGCGAGGCGAGGAAGAGGGTCGCGGCGAGGCCGAGGACGACCAGGCAGCGGACGGTGTCGGAGGCGATGACGACCCGGCGCGGGCCGAGGCGGTCGGCGATCGCCCCGCCGACGAGCAGGAGCAGGGCGCGGGGCACGGCGGAGACGGCCATGACGAGCCCTGCCTGGGCGGGGGTGCCGCTGCTCACGGCGGTCCAGGAGAGGGCGAGGTAGAAGACGCTGTCGCCGAGCGTGGAGGCGGTGTAGGCGCCGAGCCAGCGCAGGACCTGGGGGTTGCGGTGGGCGGGGCGGGCAGCCGTGGGCGTGGCGGTGGCCGTGGTCATGGTCTCTCAGCCTCGGTAGGGGAAGCCGTGCAGGTGGACGGCGACGTTCTCGCGGCCCTCGGTGTCGCCGGCGGCCTCGGCGGCGCGGGCCGCCTGGTCGTACTTCATGAGAAGCGCGTCCAGCTCCTTGCCGAGGGAGGCGAGCTCCGGAGCGGTGAGGCGTGGCAGCCACTCGGAGCTGATCGCGGCCGAGCGCCACTCGTCGGACCAGGTGAGGCGCTCGTCGAGGTAGCGGCGGTGTAGTTCGGTGCGCTGCTCGTTGATGGTGCGGCCGACGGCGTCGCTGGCGGCGGCCAGCTCCGGGTTCCCGCGGACGTCCTCGTCGCGGATGGAGACGCCGTACGAGCTCGGCTGCCACCAGCGCTCACGGCCGTCGGCGGACTGCGCCTCGGCCTCCTCGATGAGGCCGTGCTCGGCGAGCTTGCGCAGGTGGTAGCTGACGAGGGAGACGGCCTCGTCGACCTGCTCGGCGAGCTGGGAGGCGGTGGCGGTACGGGCGACGAACAGGTTCCGGTAGAGGCGCATGCGCAGGGGATGTGCGATGGCCTTGAGGGTGCCGAGGTCGTCGATGCGGCGGTTCTCCTGCGAGGTCATGTCCACGACCATAGATACGAAAGAAAACTTGCGCAACAAAAATTGCGGAACTGATCCTGCGCATCTGGGGACGCATCCGGGAACGAAGAAGGGCCCCCGAAGGGGCCCTTCTCTCAAGCGGAACGGCGGCTCAGCGGACCGGGTGACCGGCTTCCCGCAGCGCGTCCTTGACCTGCGAGATCCGCAGGTCGCCGAAGTGGAAGACGGAGGCCGCGAGCACCGCGTCCGCACCCGCCGCGACGGCCGGCGGGAAGTCGGCGAGCTTGCCGGCGCCGCCGGAGGCGATCACCGGGACCGTCACGTGCTTGCGCACGGCCGCGATCATCTCGGTGTCGTAGCCGTCCTTGGTGCCGTCGGCGTCCATCGAGTTGAGCAGGATCTCCCCCGCGCCCAGCTCGGCGGCCCGGTGCGCCCACTCGACCGCGTCGATGCCGGTGCCCTTGCGGCCGCCGTGCGTCGTCACCTCGAAGGTGCCCGAGGCGGTGCGGCGCGCGTCCACGGACAGGACGAGCACCTGGCGCCCGAAGCGCTCCGCGATCTCCTGGATCAGCTCGGGGCGCGCGATGGCCGCGGTGTTGACGCCCACCTTGTCGGCGCCGGCCCGCAGCAGCTTGTCGACGTCCTCGGCCGAGCGTACGCCGCCGCCGACGGTGAGCGGGATGAAGACCTGCTCGGCGGTGCGGCGCACCACGTCGTAGGTGGTCTCCCGGTTGCCGGAGGAGGCGGTGATGTCGAGGAAGGTCAGCTCGTCGGCGCCCTCGGCGTCGTACAGCTTGGCCATCTCGACGGGGTCGCCCGCGTCCCGGAGGTTCTGGAAGTTGACGCCCTTGACGACCCGGCCGTTGTCCACGTCCAGGCAGGGAATCACTCGTACGGCGAGACTCATGCTTCCTCACCCCTCTGTCCCGCAGGGCGGAGTGCCTCGACCTCGACCTCGACCACGAGACGCGGGTCGACGAAGCCGGAGACGATGATCATGGAAGCGGCGGGGCGGACGTCGTCGAACAGCTCCTTGTGGGCGCGGCCGACCTCCTCCACGTCCCGGGCGTGCGTGATGTACATCCGGGTCCGGACGACGTGCTCGGCGCCCAGGCCCAGCTGCTTCAGCGCGCCGAAGGCCACGTTGAAGGAGTTGACCGCCTGGTCGTACGGGCCGCCGTCGGTGATCTGGCCGTCGACCACGGAGGTGCAGCCGGAGACCAGGACCGTGCCGTTCGGGAGTTCCACCGCGCGGGAGTAGCCGAACTGCTCCTCCCAGGGAGCCCCCGTGACGACCTTGCGGATCTCGGAGGTCACGACGCCACCGCCGCGAGCGCCTCTTCCAGGGTGAAGGCCTTGGCGTACAGCGCCTTGCCGATGATCGCGCCCTCGACGCCCAGCGGGACGAGGCCGGACAGGGCCCGCAGGTCGTCCAGGGAGGACACGCCGCCGGAGGCGACGACGGGCTTGTCGGTGGCCGCGCAGACGTTCTTCAGGAGCTCCAGGTTGGGGCCCTGGAGGGTGCCGTCCTTGGCGATGTCGGTGACGACGTAGCGGGAGCAGCCCTCGGAGTCGAGGCGGGCGAGCGTCTCGTACAGGTCGCCGCCGTCGCGGGTCCAGCCGCGGCCGCGCAGGGTCGTGCCGCGCACGTCGAGGCCGACGGCGATCTTGTCGCCGTACTGGGCGATGACCTTGGCGACCCACTCGGGGGTCTCCAGGGCGGCGGTGCCGAGGTTGACGCGGGTGCAGCCGGTGGCGAGGGCGGCGGCCAGGGAGGCGTCGTCGCGGATGCCGCCGGAGAGCTCGACCTTGATGTCCATGGCCTCGGTGACCTGGCGGACCAGGTCACGGTTGTCGCCGGTGCCGAAGGCGGCGTCCAGGTCGACCAGGTGGAGCCACTCGGCGCCGGCGCGCTGCCAGGCCAGGGCGGCCTCCAGCGGGGAGCCGTAGGAGGTCTCGCTGCCGGACTCGCCGTGGACGAGGCGGACGGCCTGGCCGTCGCGGACGTCGACGGCGGGGAGGAGTTCGAGAGTGCTCACAGGGTTCCGATCCAGTTGGTGAGGAGCTGGGCGCCGGCGTCGCCGGACTTCTCGGGGTGGAACTGGGTGGCCCAGAGGGCGCCGTTCTCGACGGCGGCCACGAAGGGCTCGCCGTGGGTGGCCCAGGTGACCTTGGGGGCGCGGATGTTGGGGTTGCCGACCTCCAGGGTCCACTCGCGCACCGCGTAGGAGTGCACGAAGTAGTACCGGGCGTCGGCGTCGAGGCCCGCGAAGAGCTGGGTGTCGGCGGGCGCGTCGACGGTGTTCCAGCCCATGTGGGGGACGACGGGGGCGTTCAGCGGCTCGACCGTGCCGGGCCACTCGTCGAGGCCCTCGGTCTGGACGCCGTGCTCGATGCCCTCGGCGAAGAGGATCTGCATGCCGACGCAGATGCCCATGACCGGGCGGCCGCCGGAGAGCCGGCGGCCGATGATCCAGTCGCCGCGGGCCTCCTTGAGGCCCTGCATGCAGGCGGAGAACGCGCCGACGCCGGGGACGAGGAGTCCGTCGGCGTTCATGGCCCTGTCGTAGTCGCGGGTGATCTCGACGTCGGCGCCGACTCGGGCGAGGGCGCGCTCGGCGGAGCGCACGTTGCCGAAGCCGTAGTCGAAGACGACGACCTTCTTCGGGGAAGTCGTGCTCATGACCACACGTCCAGACGCAGCACACCGGCGGAGAGGGACATCGCGGCGCCGATGGAGAGGAGCACGATGAGGCCCTTGGGCATCTGCTGCTTGACGAAGGAGTAGATGCCGCCGAGCAGGAAGAGCCCGACGAGGATCAGGATGGTGGAGAGGCCGTTCACGACTAGAGCGCGCCCTTCGTGGAGGGGAGGATTCCGGCGGCGCGCGGGTCGCGCTCGGAAGCGTAGCGCAGCGCGCGGGCCAGGGCCTTGAACTGGCACTCCACGATGTGGTGGGCGTTGCGGCCGTACGGCACGTGGACGTGCAGCGCGATCTGCGCCTGGGCCACGAAGGACTCCAGGATGTGCCGGGTCATCGTCGTGTCGTACGAGCCGATCATCGGCGCCATGTTCTCGGGCTCGGTGTGCACGAGGTACGGGCGGCCGGAGAGGTCCACGGTGACCTGGGCGAGCGACTCGTCCAGGGGGACGGTGCAGTTGCCGAAGCGGTAGATGCCGACCTTGTCGCCGAGGGCCTGCTTGAAGGCGGCGCCGAGGGCGAGGGCGGTGTCCTCGATGGTGTGGTGCGAGTCGATGTGGAGGTCGCCGTCGGTCTTGACGGTCAGGTCGAAGAGCCCGTGCCGGCCGAGCTGGTCGAGCATGTGGTCGTAGAAGCCGACCCCGGTCGACACATCGACCTTTCCGGTGCCGTCGAGGTCGATCTCGACGACGACGGAGGTCTCCTTGGTGGTGCGCTCAACGCGGCCTACGCGGCTCATCGCTTCTGCTCCTTCATCAGTTCACGGACCGCGTCGAGGAACGCGTCGTTCTCTTCGGGGGTGCCGGCGGTGACCCGCAGCCATCCCGGTACGCCGTTGTCCCGGACCAGGACGCCCCGGTCGAGGATCGACTGCCAGGCCGCGTGCGTGTCGGGGAACTTCCCGAACTGCACGAAGTTGGCGTCGGAGTCGGTGACCTCGCAGCCGAGGGCGCGCAGCTCGGCGACGAG
This is a stretch of genomic DNA from Streptomyces sp. R44. It encodes these proteins:
- a CDS encoding RidA family protein — its product is MTSEIRKVVTGAPWEEQFGYSRAVELPNGTVLVSGCTSVVDGQITDGGPYDQAVNSFNVAFGALKQLGLGAEHVVRTRMYITHARDVEEVGRAHKELFDDVRPAASMIIVSGFVDPRLVVEVEVEALRPAGQRGEEA
- a CDS encoding MFS transporter, with amino-acid sequence MTTATATPTAARPAHRNPQVLRWLGAYTASTLGDSVFYLALSWTAVSSGTPAQAGLVMAVSAVPRALLLLVGGAIADRLGPRRVVIASDTVRCLVVLGLAATLFLASPGLWALAAVALVFGVVDAVFLPAVGALPPRITERDQLARVQGMRGLSHRLGAVLGAPLGGLAVALGGSATAFGIAGILFAFSLPLLGALTLRPLPQEDEARDGTALRDLADGLRYLRGHKALGPLMIVVLLADLGFAGPLNVGLAVLSDQRGWGASGIGWVLAGFGVGAGGASLLLTVKGRIPRAGVVMGWTMVLGAVSIGALAQVPQLPFAGLVAISIGLLAGLSGALCNALVQTECDPAYLGRVSAVSSLGSLGIAPLSFPVTGAAIGLWGPGPVFVVSAAVCALSGVYALAVTPVRRAELPR
- a CDS encoding ArsR/SmtB family transcription factor, encoding MTSQENRRIDDLGTLKAIAHPLRMRLYRNLFVARTATASQLAEQVDEAVSLVSYHLRKLAEHGLIEEAEAQSADGRERWWQPSSYGVSIRDEDVRGNPELAAASDAVGRTINEQRTELHRRYLDERLTWSDEWRSAAISSEWLPRLTAPELASLGKELDALLMKYDQAARAAEAAGDTEGRENVAVHLHGFPYRG
- the hisI gene encoding phosphoribosyl-AMP cyclohydrolase, which produces MSSTPRTPSDLDPAIAARLKRSADGLVPAIAQQYDTGEVLMLGWMDDEALHRTLTTGRCTYWSRSRNEYWVKGDTSGHVQHVKSVALDCDADTLLVKVDQVGAACHTGARTCFDADVLPVSQ
- the priA gene encoding bifunctional 1-(5-phosphoribosyl)-5-((5-phosphoribosylamino)methylideneamino)imidazole-4-carboxamide isomerase/phosphoribosylanthranilate isomerase PriA is translated as MSTLELLPAVDVRDGQAVRLVHGESGSETSYGSPLEAALAWQRAGAEWLHLVDLDAAFGTGDNRDLVRQVTEAMDIKVELSGGIRDDASLAAALATGCTRVNLGTAALETPEWVAKVIAQYGDKIAVGLDVRGTTLRGRGWTRDGGDLYETLARLDSEGCSRYVVTDIAKDGTLQGPNLELLKNVCAATDKPVVASGGVSSLDDLRALSGLVPLGVEGAIIGKALYAKAFTLEEALAAVAS
- the hisB gene encoding imidazoleglycerol-phosphate dehydratase HisB, with the translated sequence MSRVGRVERTTKETSVVVEIDLDGTGKVDVSTGVGFYDHMLDQLGRHGLFDLTVKTDGDLHIDSHHTIEDTALALGAAFKQALGDKVGIYRFGNCTVPLDESLAQVTVDLSGRPYLVHTEPENMAPMIGSYDTTMTRHILESFVAQAQIALHVHVPYGRNAHHIVECQFKALARALRYASERDPRAAGILPSTKGAL
- the hisH gene encoding imidazole glycerol phosphate synthase subunit HisH, with the protein product MSTTSPKKVVVFDYGFGNVRSAERALARVGADVEITRDYDRAMNADGLLVPGVGAFSACMQGLKEARGDWIIGRRLSGGRPVMGICVGMQILFAEGIEHGVQTEGLDEWPGTVEPLNAPVVPHMGWNTVDAPADTQLFAGLDADARYYFVHSYAVREWTLEVGNPNIRAPKVTWATHGEPFVAAVENGALWATQFHPEKSGDAGAQLLTNWIGTL
- a CDS encoding TIGR03085 family metal-binding protein gives rise to the protein MSTHAKRERLLLADLLEAAGPDAPTLCEGWRTRDLAAHVVVRERRPDAAAGNLVPALKERLDRVQAEFAEKPYEELIQLIRSGPPKFSPFTIKQVDEGANVVEFYVHAEDVRRAQPDWSARELDPVFADALWSRLERMARLLGRKAPVGLVLRRPNGQTAVAHRGTPVVTASGEPGELVMYLYGRRDSAKVALEGEPDAIERLRETKQLGI
- the hisF gene encoding imidazole glycerol phosphate synthase subunit HisF; its protein translation is MSLAVRVIPCLDVDNGRVVKGVNFQNLRDAGDPVEMAKLYDAEGADELTFLDITASSGNRETTYDVVRRTAEQVFIPLTVGGGVRSAEDVDKLLRAGADKVGVNTAAIARPELIQEIAERFGRQVLVLSVDARRTASGTFEVTTHGGRKGTGIDAVEWAHRAAELGAGEILLNSMDADGTKDGYDTEMIAAVRKHVTVPVIASGGAGKLADFPPAVAAGADAVLAASVFHFGDLRISQVKDALREAGHPVR